In Calonectris borealis chromosome 8, bCalBor7.hap1.2, whole genome shotgun sequence, a single genomic region encodes these proteins:
- the LOC142085299 gene encoding olfactory receptor 10AG1-like produces MPQRKGLENHTVGSGFILLGFSDHSSLQGLYFTVFLVIYLMVLTGNSLIALMTVVDSSLHSPMHFFLRNLSFLEICYMSVTLPKMLVGFLMEDGRISFLGCAAQLYFLVLLGSIECLLLAAMAYDRYIGICDPLHYTLIMSRGLCIRLVVGSCVAVIPVQVGQTYQVFTLPFCASHDLHHFFCDVPPLLELACADTFWNQVMLYTIILVFAILPFSLIVISYIKIIGVILKIPSDLGRHKAFSTCSSHLGVVTLFYGSATIVYLKRRSRDSVDTDKYLALFYTIVTPMFNPVIYSLRNKEVRIALKRLLRTK; encoded by the coding sequence ATGCCCCAAAGAAAAGGCTTGGAGAATCACACCGTTGGATCTGGATTCATTCTTCTGGGATTTTCTGACCACTCCAGCCTGCAGGGCCTGTACTTCACAGTATTCCTGGTCATCTACCTTATGGTCCTCACAGGGAACAGCCTGATTGCACTCATGACAGTGGTGGACTCAAGCCTCCACAGCCCCATGCATTTCTTCCTGAGGAActtgtccttcctggagatctGCTACATGTCAGTCACTCTGCCAAAAATGCTGGTGGGTTTCCTGATGGAAGATGGCAGGATCTCCTTCCTtggctgtgctgcccagctgtatttcctggttttgttggGCAGCATCGAATGCCTTCTTCTGGCTgccatggcctacgaccgctacatAGGCATATGTGACCCCCTGCACTATACCCTCATCATGAGCAGGGGTCTCTGCATCAGACTGGTGGTGGGGTCGTGCGTGGCTGTCATACCAGTGCAAGTAGGACAGACCTACCAGGTGTTCACTTTGCCCTTCTGTGCATCCCATGACCTTCATCACTTTTTCTGTGATGTCCCCCCTCTGCTGGAACTGGCCTGTGCAGACACTTTCTGGAACCAAGTGATGCTGTACACCATCATCCTGGTATTCGCAATCCTTCCCTTCTCCTTAATAGTTATTTCTTACATTAAAATTATAGGGGTAATTCTGAAAATACCTTCAGATCTGGGCagacacaaagccttttccacctGCTCTTCACACCTCGGGGTGGTGACGCTCTTCTATGGCTCGGCCACAATCGTATACTTAAAGCGACGGTCAAGGGATTCTGTAGACACGGACAAATACCTTGCCCTGTTTTACACAATTGTGACCCCCATGTTTAACCCTGTCATCTATAGCCTGAGGAATAAGGAAGTGAGGATTGCTTTGAAGAGACTCCTAAGGACAAAGTGA